One segment of Aquimarina sp. BL5 DNA contains the following:
- a CDS encoding family 16 glycosylhydrolase — MKKGLFFKAITVCIILIFSNEIGYSQCSELIFNDEFSGNSVDLTKWSFDNGDGCPTLCGWGNAEEQWYQPENTTVQNGNLIITTKNESAGGKQFTSSKLITSGKFNSKYGRYEASIKLPSAGGIWPAFWMLPENGSWPFTGEIDIMESQHKNPESIGGTVHYSNGGWQYNGREFNAGLDLSAGFHEYAVEWEPSEIRWYVDDQLYHTVTPANTVDPWPFSEGDWYLILNVAVGGPGTPYTGNIQPTPADYPTQMEVDYVRVYSGTFNTQLIGDNSVYEGETGKSYTITPIEGASYSWTVPNGASIISGQGTNTILVDWGITEGDVKVVVNVPECGINEFKMSVSVNLVKTLEYVFEDFEGNRNLTYTSTTDGALSESVANPGGNSNNSSSIVGRYVRATGAQYDGLYMTTTNIGNALEYTSGEKSIWLDVYSDAPIGTEFILQIEDSSLSSGDWPSGRHSRYSAKTISQNQWETLEFELLDRPDASVGALDVDQFVLLIDPDSYTGHTVYIDNMRKMDAPYPTLLEEIIIADYDGINQLELFFENGEYTPNVTNPTPNDINNSAKVARYERGTFELYDVVSFNTNAIEDSSPFIDGDNIFFMDVYTSAPVGTEISLSLENSEGSDSDFPAGRNSQYASVVKEQDQWHTIAFSYTTSPDSGTSNLSINEISILFDPNSNTSETYYFDNLRYGITKYPPSYEFSEMIHNYNGVNNLSLNNTTTGNYIENVGNPGTNEVNNSSQAASYVRDNTELYDVLFFDTDFINDASAYVSEDKRFAMDVYTSAPVGTVISWQLEASSLSTPNNYPSGRHSVYQATVKEQNNWHTLEFILTGTPDLIVSDAQIDTVVFLFDPNSDSGDTFYIDNLRSLTKEEVTQTPVLSSIIVSPNNVEINQGETVQFSAQGFDQNGEPFNTDFSWTTTGGSIDANGLFIGSDIGVYSITASSGSVSDVASITVNENTNSFETIPGTIQAEDYKEGGEGVGYHDLTSGNTGGAYRQDNVDIENTGDILGGSYNVGWIGASEWLAYNINATASNNSYDIDFRVASPNGNGKFHLELNGIAITEVISVPNTGAWQEYETVSVTGISISSGNHELRIVFDSNGLNINFIEFRASEGTTINNCNGLAANSQYSYEVSSDTTNPTITFVPEITGVGDNVCILYYSTSATGPYPGYLVTPNVPFQINANSGDQISFYYTYSLPTGGENNTANAKNDFIVGSCNENRSQGLNDFISESEVFVFPNPISDVAQIILPVKHQYFRYRIVDISGKVIVDQSIDKKQQKIELDLSQKETGLYFLKLYGNSSTQSFKLLKK, encoded by the coding sequence ATGAAAAAGGGCTTATTTTTTAAAGCTATTACAGTTTGCATTATTCTTATTTTTTCAAATGAAATAGGATACTCACAATGTTCAGAACTCATATTTAATGATGAGTTCTCTGGTAATTCAGTAGATCTTACTAAATGGAGTTTTGATAATGGAGATGGATGTCCTACGCTCTGCGGCTGGGGTAATGCCGAGGAACAATGGTATCAACCAGAGAACACCACCGTGCAAAACGGGAATTTGATAATTACCACTAAAAATGAATCAGCAGGAGGTAAGCAATTTACTTCTTCAAAGTTAATTACATCTGGTAAATTTAATTCTAAATATGGTCGATATGAAGCTAGTATAAAATTGCCTTCTGCAGGAGGAATTTGGCCTGCATTCTGGATGTTACCAGAAAATGGAAGTTGGCCTTTTACTGGTGAAATTGATATTATGGAATCTCAACATAAAAACCCAGAAAGTATTGGAGGTACTGTTCATTATTCTAATGGAGGCTGGCAATATAATGGAAGAGAATTCAATGCAGGATTAGATCTTTCGGCAGGGTTTCATGAATATGCAGTAGAATGGGAGCCATCAGAAATACGCTGGTATGTAGATGACCAATTATATCATACCGTTACTCCAGCGAATACGGTAGATCCTTGGCCATTTAGCGAAGGAGATTGGTATCTTATTCTTAATGTAGCAGTTGGCGGTCCAGGAACCCCGTATACTGGAAATATCCAACCTACACCGGCAGATTATCCTACACAAATGGAGGTTGATTATGTTAGAGTGTATAGTGGTACTTTTAATACACAACTTATTGGTGACAATAGTGTATATGAAGGCGAAACTGGTAAGTCTTATACCATTACGCCAATAGAAGGAGCATCTTATAGTTGGACAGTACCTAACGGTGCTAGTATTATTTCTGGCCAAGGAACAAATACTATCTTAGTTGACTGGGGTATCACAGAAGGAGATGTGAAAGTTGTGGTAAATGTTCCAGAATGTGGTATCAATGAATTTAAGATGAGTGTTTCTGTTAATCTGGTTAAAACATTAGAATATGTTTTTGAGGATTTTGAAGGAAATAGAAACTTAACATATACTTCCACTACAGATGGAGCATTAAGTGAATCTGTTGCAAATCCAGGAGGGAATAGTAACAACAGTTCCTCAATTGTAGGGAGATATGTCCGAGCTACTGGTGCGCAATATGATGGTTTGTACATGACTACTACTAATATCGGTAATGCTTTGGAATACACTTCAGGAGAAAAGTCCATTTGGTTAGATGTATATAGTGATGCGCCAATAGGAACAGAGTTTATTCTACAGATAGAGGATAGTTCACTTTCGTCTGGAGATTGGCCATCAGGTCGTCATAGTAGATATAGTGCTAAAACGATTTCTCAGAATCAATGGGAAACTTTAGAATTTGAGTTGCTGGATAGACCAGATGCCAGTGTTGGAGCTTTGGATGTAGATCAATTCGTTTTATTAATTGATCCAGATAGTTATACAGGACATACGGTATATATTGATAATATGAGGAAAATGGATGCACCCTACCCTACTTTATTAGAAGAAATTATTATAGCTGATTATGACGGAATCAATCAATTAGAATTGTTTTTTGAAAATGGAGAGTATACTCCAAATGTTACCAATCCAACTCCAAATGATATCAATAATAGTGCAAAGGTAGCTAGGTACGAAAGAGGAACTTTTGAATTATATGATGTTGTTAGTTTTAATACGAATGCTATAGAAGATTCAAGTCCTTTTATAGATGGAGACAATATCTTTTTTATGGATGTTTATACATCTGCGCCGGTAGGAACTGAGATTTCTTTGAGTTTAGAAAACAGTGAGGGATCAGATAGTGATTTTCCTGCAGGAAGAAATAGTCAATATGCTAGTGTAGTAAAAGAACAGGATCAATGGCATACAATAGCATTTAGTTATACTACATCGCCAGATTCAGGGACATCTAACTTATCTATTAATGAGATTTCAATTCTTTTTGACCCTAATTCTAATACATCCGAAACATATTATTTTGATAACTTGAGATACGGGATTACTAAATATCCACCGTCTTATGAATTTTCTGAAATGATTCATAATTACAATGGAGTAAATAATCTTTCATTAAATAATACTACTACAGGTAATTATATAGAAAATGTAGGTAATCCCGGAACAAATGAAGTAAACAACTCATCCCAAGCCGCAAGCTATGTAAGGGATAATACAGAGCTATACGATGTTTTATTTTTTGACACCGATTTTATTAATGATGCTAGTGCTTATGTTTCTGAAGATAAGAGATTTGCAATGGATGTATATACAAGTGCACCAGTTGGAACAGTTATTAGCTGGCAATTAGAAGCAAGTTCATTGTCTACACCTAATAATTATCCATCCGGTCGGCATAGTGTTTATCAAGCAACAGTAAAAGAACAAAATAATTGGCATACATTAGAGTTTATTCTTACAGGAACTCCAGACTTAATAGTTAGTGATGCCCAAATAGATACCGTTGTATTTTTATTTGACCCTAACAGCGATAGCGGCGATACATTTTATATAGATAACCTAAGATCTTTAACAAAAGAAGAGGTTACGCAAACTCCAGTTTTATCTTCAATAATTGTTTCTCCCAATAATGTCGAAATTAATCAGGGGGAAACAGTACAGTTTAGTGCACAAGGTTTTGATCAGAATGGAGAGCCATTTAATACTGATTTTAGTTGGACAACTACAGGAGGTTCTATAGACGCTAATGGTTTGTTTATAGGTTCAGATATTGGAGTCTATAGTATTACTGCGTCCAGTGGATCAGTTTCTGACGTAGCATCTATAACGGTAAATGAAAATACTAATTCATTTGAAACTATTCCTGGAACAATACAAGCTGAGGATTATAAAGAAGGAGGAGAAGGAGTAGGGTATCATGATCTTACTTCCGGAAATACTGGAGGTGCTTATCGACAGGATAATGTAGATATAGAGAATACGGGAGATATTCTTGGTGGATCATACAATGTTGGTTGGATTGGAGCCAGTGAGTGGTTGGCATATAATATAAATGCTACTGCTTCTAACAATAGTTATGATATCGACTTCCGTGTAGCCTCCCCTAATGGCAATGGTAAATTTCATTTAGAGCTGAATGGAATTGCCATTACGGAAGTGATATCTGTACCTAATACAGGAGCTTGGCAGGAGTATGAAACGGTTTCAGTGACCGGAATTTCAATAAGTAGTGGAAATCACGAATTACGCATTGTTTTTGATTCGAATGGTCTGAACATCAATTTTATAGAGTTCAGAGCTTCAGAAGGTACTACCATTAATAATTGTAATGGATTGGCAGCGAATAGCCAATATAGCTATGAAGTATCATCAGATACTACAAACCCTACAATAACTTTTGTTCCAGAAATTACTGGAGTGGGAGATAATGTTTGTATTCTGTATTATAGTACTTCTGCGACCGGACCATATCCAGGGTATCTGGTTACTCCAAATGTTCCATTTCAGATTAATGCGAATTCCGGAGATCAGATTAGTTTTTATTATACGTATAGTTTGCCAACCGGGGGAGAGAATAATACAGCGAACGCAAAGAATGATTTTATAGTAGGTTCGTGTAATGAAAATAGATCACAGGGATTGAATGATTTTATTTCAGAATCAGAAGTGTTCGTATTTCCAAACCCAATATCGGATGTAGCACAAATTATATTGCCTGTAAAACATCAATATTTTAGATATAGAATAGTAGATATTTCGGGTAAGGTAATTGTTGACCAGTCAATAGATAAAAAGCAACAAAAAATAGAACTAGATCTAAGTCAAAAAGAAACTGGATTATATTTCCTAAAGCTATATGGTAACTCCTCCACACAAAGTTTTAAATTATTAAAGAAATAG